From the Marinomonas sp. THO17 genome, one window contains:
- a CDS encoding calcium/sodium antiporter: MSNSFIMLLFSAALITGLIFLVISSDKFIENSALVAEKLNVSPIIIGITLVALGTSAPEMVVSAIASLDQAPEIAVGNVLGSNIANIALVLGATLLFSAIPITAGIATKEVPLVLGITLLTGLLIHDQHLSFLDGVILVAAFIVILFLLLKGSKDLSNELTEELPEDDGSAIGHSLFIAILGLAVLIGSSKLLVWGAIGIATQLGVSELVIGLTIVAIGTSLPELAASISSVRKGHHDIAIGNILGSNIFNLATVLPLPALIAPGVLDHSILTRDYPWTLFLTLALVIAIFVFKRTKSNSIPKWLGLPLLIAYALYLYILGTGGPA, encoded by the coding sequence TGTTGTTTTCTGCTGCCCTGATCACTGGGTTGATTTTTTTGGTTATTAGTTCTGATAAGTTTATTGAAAACTCTGCTTTGGTCGCAGAGAAACTCAATGTAAGCCCCATTATCATAGGCATTACGCTAGTGGCTCTAGGAACCTCGGCACCTGAAATGGTTGTCTCCGCCATTGCATCATTGGATCAGGCTCCTGAAATTGCTGTGGGTAATGTGCTGGGATCTAACATAGCGAACATTGCTTTAGTTTTAGGCGCCACTTTATTGTTTTCGGCCATACCTATCACTGCGGGCATTGCCACCAAAGAAGTCCCTCTTGTATTAGGCATAACACTTCTAACAGGGCTATTAATTCACGACCAACACCTCAGCTTTCTAGACGGTGTTATCTTAGTAGCTGCGTTTATAGTGATTTTGTTTTTGCTACTAAAAGGCAGTAAAGATTTGTCCAACGAACTAACAGAAGAACTTCCGGAAGATGATGGAAGCGCTATCGGACACTCACTATTCATTGCGATCTTGGGTCTTGCAGTTTTAATTGGCAGTTCCAAGTTATTGGTGTGGGGCGCCATAGGAATCGCCACTCAACTTGGAGTCAGTGAATTGGTAATAGGTTTAACCATTGTTGCCATTGGCACCAGTCTACCGGAATTAGCAGCCTCCATCAGTAGTGTGCGCAAAGGACATCACGATATCGCCATCGGCAATATCTTAGGTTCTAACATATTCAATTTAGCAACGGTATTACCCTTGCCTGCTCTGATAGCACCAGGCGTGCTAGATCACAGTATTTTAACTCGTGATTATCCATGGACACTTTTTTTAACACTGGCTTTGGTCATTGCCATTTTTGTCTTCAAGCGCACTAAGAGTAATAGCATTCCAAAATGGCTAGGACTACCACTACTGATCGCTTACGCTTTATACTTGTACATTCTAGGTACAGGTGGCCCAGCTTAA